The Bacillus vallismortis genome window below encodes:
- the rplV gene encoding 50S ribosomal protein L22 — MQAKAVARTVRIAPRKARLVMDLIRGKQVGEAVSILNLTPRAASPIIEKVLKSAIANAEHNYEMDVNNLVISQAFVDEGPTLKRFRPRAMGRASQINKRTSHITIVVSEKKEG, encoded by the coding sequence ATGCAAGCTAAAGCTGTTGCAAGAACAGTCCGTATTGCTCCTCGTAAAGCACGTCTAGTAATGGACCTGATTCGAGGCAAGCAAGTAGGTGAGGCAGTATCAATCTTGAACCTTACACCAAGAGCTGCTTCTCCAATTATCGAGAAAGTATTAAAATCCGCTATTGCAAATGCTGAGCATAACTATGAAATGGACGTTAACAACTTGGTTATTTCTCAAGCATTCGTTGACGAAGGCCCTACGTTAAAAAGATTCCGCCCACGTGCTATGGGACGTGCGAGCCAAATCAACAAACGTACGAGCCACATTACAATCGTTGTATCAGAAAAGAAGGAGGGATAA
- the rplN gene encoding 50S ribosomal protein L14, giving the protein MIQQETRLKVADNSGAREVLTIKVLGGSGRKTANIGDVIVCTVKQATPGGVVKKGEVVRAVIVRTKSGARRSDGSYISFDENACVIIRDDKSPRGTRIFGPVARELRENNFMKIVSLAPEVI; this is encoded by the coding sequence ATGATTCAACAAGAGACTCGTTTAAAAGTAGCTGATAACTCTGGCGCTCGTGAAGTGCTTACTATTAAAGTTCTTGGCGGTTCTGGACGCAAAACAGCTAACATTGGTGATGTCATTGTTTGCACGGTTAAACAAGCAACACCAGGAGGCGTTGTCAAAAAAGGTGAAGTCGTAAGAGCTGTTATCGTTCGCACGAAAAGCGGAGCACGCAGAAGCGACGGTTCATACATCAGCTTCGATGAGAATGCATGTGTTATCATCCGTGACGACAAGAGCCCGCGTGGAACTCGTATCTTCGGACCAGTTGCTCGTGAGTTGCGTGAAAACAACTTTATGAAAATTGTTTCTCTAGCTCCAGAAGTTATCTAA
- the rpmC gene encoding 50S ribosomal protein L29, giving the protein MKANEIRDLTTAEIEQKVKSLKEELFNLRFQLATGQLENTARIREVRKAIARMKTVIREREIAANK; this is encoded by the coding sequence ATGAAAGCTAATGAAATTCGTGACCTTACCACTGCTGAAATTGAACAAAAAGTAAAGTCTCTTAAAGAAGAACTTTTCAATCTTCGCTTTCAATTAGCGACAGGACAACTTGAAAATACTGCTCGCATTCGTGAAGTGCGCAAAGCTATCGCGCGCATGAAAACTGTGATTCGTGAAAGAGAAATTGCTGCAAATAAATAA
- a CDS encoding alpha/beta fold hydrolase: MIPEKRSIAIMKELTIDKTKQTLMINGADVKNPLLLFLHGGPGTPQIGYVRHYQKELEQHFTVVHWDQRGSGLSYSKRIPHHSMTISHFISDAIQVTQWVLDHFSKTKLYLAGHSWGSVLALHVLQQRPELYYAYYGISQVVNPHYEESAAYHSIREMCDAKRASIVSKAIRFIGAPPWEKDIYHHIYRFCVELSRGGFTHHHRQALSIFFQMLTGNEYGIKNMHKFLNGHRFSKKHLTDELYLFNGFESIPFIRVPCFFISGRHDLIVPAEISKQFYQELEAPEKHWLQFENSAHTPHIEEPSLFASTLSRHALHHL; encoded by the coding sequence ATGATTCCTGAAAAGAGATCAATCGCTATCATGAAAGAACTGACCATTGACAAAACGAAGCAAACGCTGATGATTAATGGGGCTGATGTGAAAAATCCTTTGCTGCTTTTTTTACATGGCGGGCCGGGGACGCCCCAAATCGGGTATGTTAGGCATTATCAAAAAGAGCTGGAACAGCATTTTACAGTAGTACATTGGGATCAAAGAGGATCAGGGCTTTCTTATTCAAAACGAATTCCTCATCACTCCATGACAATCAGTCATTTCATTAGTGATGCAATTCAAGTCACTCAATGGGTCCTAGACCATTTTTCAAAAACAAAACTATATCTTGCCGGCCATTCATGGGGCTCGGTGCTAGCACTTCATGTACTGCAGCAACGTCCGGAGTTGTATTACGCGTATTATGGAATCAGCCAGGTTGTTAACCCTCACTATGAAGAATCAGCTGCTTATCACTCTATTCGTGAAATGTGTGATGCGAAGCGAGCCAGTATAGTATCCAAGGCCATACGTTTTATTGGCGCTCCGCCTTGGGAGAAGGACATCTATCATCATATCTATCGGTTTTGTGTCGAGTTGAGTAGGGGAGGATTTACTCACCATCATCGTCAAGCTCTATCTATTTTTTTTCAAATGCTTACCGGTAATGAGTATGGAATAAAAAACATGCACAAATTTCTCAATGGACATCGATTCAGCAAAAAACATTTAACTGATGAGTTGTACCTGTTTAATGGATTTGAATCAATTCCTTTTATTAGAGTGCCGTGCTTTTTCATTTCGGGGAGACATGATCTAATTGTTCCTGCTGAAATATCAAAACAGTTTTATCAAGAGCTTGAGGCGCCTGAAAAGCACTGGCTTCAATTTGAGAATTCCGCTCACACCCCGCATATCGAGGAGCCATCATTATTCGCAAGTACATTGAGTCGCCACGCACTGCACCACTTATGA
- the rplX gene encoding 50S ribosomal protein L24, which yields MHVKKGDKVMVISGKDKGKQGTILAAFPKKDRVLVEGVNMVKKHSKPTQANPQGGISNQEAPIHVSNVMPLDPKTGEVTRVGYKVEDGKKVRVAKKSGQVLDK from the coding sequence ATGCATGTTAAAAAAGGCGATAAAGTAATGGTTATCTCTGGTAAAGATAAAGGCAAACAAGGAACAATCCTTGCTGCTTTCCCTAAAAAGGACCGCGTTTTAGTTGAAGGTGTGAACATGGTGAAGAAACACTCTAAACCAACTCAAGCTAACCCTCAAGGCGGTATTTCTAATCAAGAGGCGCCAATTCATGTATCAAACGTTATGCCGCTCGATCCTAAAACAGGTGAAGTGACTCGCGTAGGATACAAAGTGGAAGATGGCAAAAAAGTTCGTGTAGCAAAAAAATCTGGGCAAGTTCTAGATAAATAG
- the tuf gene encoding elongation factor Tu, producing MAKEKFDRSKSHANIGTIGHVDHGKTTLTAAITTVLHKKSGKGTAMAYDQIDGAPEERERGITISTAHVEYETETRHYAHVDCPGHADYVKNMITGAAQMDGAILVVSAADGPMPQTREHILLSKNVGVPYIVVFLNKCDMVDDEELLELVEMEVRDLLSEYDFPGDDVPVIKGSALKALEGDADYEAKIFELMDAVDEYIPTPERDTEKPFMMPVEDVFSITGRGTVATGRVERGQVKVGDEVEIIGLQEENKKTTVTGVEMFRKLLDYAEAGDNIGALLRGVAREDIQRGQVLAKPGTITPHSKFKAEVYVLSKEEGGRHTPFFSNYRPQFYFRTTDVTGIIQLPEGVEMVMPGDNTEMIVELISTIAIEEGTRFSIREGGRTVGSGVVSTITE from the coding sequence ATGGCTAAAGAAAAATTCGACCGTTCCAAATCACATGCCAATATTGGTACAATTGGACACGTTGACCATGGTAAAACAACATTAACTGCTGCTATCACAACAGTACTTCATAAGAAATCTGGTAAAGGTACAGCTATGGCGTACGATCAAATTGATGGTGCACCAGAAGAGCGCGAGCGCGGAATCACAATCTCTACTGCACACGTTGAGTATGAAACTGAAACTCGTCACTATGCACACGTTGACTGCCCAGGACACGCTGACTATGTTAAAAACATGATCACTGGTGCTGCGCAAATGGACGGAGCTATCCTTGTAGTATCTGCTGCTGATGGCCCAATGCCACAAACTCGTGAGCACATCCTTCTTTCTAAAAACGTTGGTGTACCATACATCGTTGTATTCTTAAACAAATGCGACATGGTAGACGACGAAGAGCTTCTTGAACTAGTTGAAATGGAAGTTCGCGATCTTCTTAGCGAATATGACTTCCCTGGTGATGATGTACCAGTAATCAAAGGTTCTGCTCTTAAAGCACTTGAAGGTGATGCTGATTACGAAGCAAAAATCTTCGAACTTATGGATGCGGTTGATGAGTACATCCCAACTCCAGAGCGTGACACTGAAAAACCATTCATGATGCCAGTTGAGGACGTATTCTCAATCACTGGTCGTGGTACAGTTGCTACTGGACGTGTTGAACGCGGACAAGTTAAAGTCGGTGACGAAGTAGAAATCATCGGTCTTCAAGAAGAAAACAAGAAAACAACTGTTACAGGTGTTGAAATGTTCCGTAAGCTTCTTGATTACGCTGAAGCTGGAGACAACATTGGAGCCCTTCTTCGCGGTGTAGCTCGTGAAGATATCCAACGTGGTCAAGTACTTGCTAAACCAGGTACAATCACTCCGCACAGCAAATTCAAAGCTGAAGTTTACGTTCTTTCTAAAGAAGAGGGTGGACGTCATACTCCATTCTTCTCTAACTACCGTCCTCAGTTCTACTTCCGTACAACTGACGTAACTGGTATCATCCAACTTCCAGAAGGCGTAGAAATGGTAATGCCTGGAGACAACACTGAAATGATCGTTGAACTTATCTCTACAATCGCTATCGAAGAAGGAACTCGTTTCTCTATTCGTGAAGGCGGACGTACTGTTGGTTCAGGCGTTGTTTCTACAATCACTGAGTAA
- the rplB gene encoding 50S ribosomal protein L2, which translates to MAIKKYKPTSNGRRGMTTSDFAEITTDKPEKSLLAPLHKKGGRNNQGKLTVRHQGGGHKRQYRVIDFKRDKDGIPGRVATVEYDPNRSANIALINYADGEKRYILAPKGIQVGTEIMSGPEADIKVGNALPLINIPVGTVVHNIELKPGKGGQLVRSAGTSAQVLGKEGKYVLVRLNSGEVRMILSACRASIGQVGNEQHELINIGKAGRSRWKGIRPTVRGSVMNPNDHPHGGGEGRAPIGRKSPMSPWGKPTLGFKTRKKKSKSDKFIVRRRKNK; encoded by the coding sequence ATGGCGATTAAAAAGTATAAACCGACCTCTAATGGACGTCGTGGCATGACAACTTCAGATTTTGCTGAAATCACGACTGACAAGCCGGAAAAATCCTTGCTTGCTCCCCTTCACAAAAAAGGCGGACGTAACAACCAAGGTAAATTGACTGTACGTCACCAAGGTGGCGGACATAAACGCCAATACCGTGTTATCGACTTCAAACGCGATAAAGATGGTATACCTGGACGCGTTGCTACAGTTGAATACGATCCAAACCGTTCAGCTAACATCGCTCTAATCAACTATGCAGACGGAGAAAAACGTTACATTCTTGCTCCTAAAGGAATTCAAGTGGGTACTGAAATCATGTCAGGTCCTGAAGCTGACATTAAAGTAGGTAATGCACTTCCACTTATCAACATCCCTGTTGGTACAGTTGTGCATAACATTGAATTAAAACCTGGCAAAGGCGGACAGCTTGTACGTTCAGCTGGTACATCTGCTCAGGTTCTTGGTAAAGAAGGTAAATACGTTCTTGTGCGTCTTAACTCTGGAGAAGTTCGCATGATTCTTTCTGCTTGCCGTGCTTCTATCGGTCAAGTAGGTAATGAACAGCATGAACTTATCAACATTGGTAAAGCTGGACGTTCTCGCTGGAAAGGCATCCGTCCTACAGTTCGTGGTTCTGTAATGAACCCTAACGATCACCCACACGGTGGTGGTGAAGGACGTGCGCCAATCGGACGTAAATCACCTATGTCTCCATGGGGTAAACCAACTCTTGGATTCAAGACACGTAAGAAAAAGAGCAAATCTGATAAATTTATCGTACGTCGTCGTAAAAATAAATAA
- the rplE gene encoding 50S ribosomal protein L5, whose amino-acid sequence MNRLKEKYNKEIAPALMTKFNYDSVMQVPKIEKIVINMGVGDAVQNAKAIDSAVEELTFIAGQKPVVTRAKKSIAGFRLREGMPIGAKVTLRGERMYDFLDKLISVSLPRVRDFRGISKKSFDGRGNYTLGIKEQLIFPEIDYDKVTKVRGMDIVIVTTANTDEEARELLTQVGMPFQK is encoded by the coding sequence ATGAACCGCCTTAAAGAAAAGTACAATAAAGAAATTGCACCTGCTTTAATGACAAAGTTCAACTATGATTCTGTCATGCAAGTGCCTAAAATCGAAAAAATCGTAATCAACATGGGTGTTGGTGACGCTGTTCAAAACGCGAAAGCAATCGACAGTGCTGTTGAAGAATTAACGTTTATCGCAGGTCAAAAACCTGTCGTTACTCGTGCGAAGAAATCAATTGCTGGATTCCGTCTTCGTGAAGGAATGCCTATCGGTGCGAAAGTAACTCTTCGCGGAGAGCGCATGTATGATTTCCTTGATAAACTTATTTCTGTATCTTTACCGCGTGTACGTGACTTCCGCGGGATTTCTAAAAAATCTTTCGACGGTCGCGGTAACTACACACTTGGTATCAAAGAACAGTTAATCTTCCCTGAAATTGACTACGATAAAGTAACAAAGGTTCGCGGAATGGACATCGTTATCGTAACAACTGCTAATACTGACGAAGAAGCTCGTGAGCTATTAACTCAAGTAGGTATGCCGTTCCAGAAATAA
- the rplW gene encoding 50S ribosomal protein L23: MKDPRDVLKRPVITERSADLMAEKKYTFEVDVRANKTEVKDAIESIFGVKVDKVNIMNYKGKSKRVGRYTGMTSRRRKAIVKLTADSKEIEIFEA, from the coding sequence ATGAAAGATCCTCGTGATGTTCTAAAGCGCCCCGTCATTACTGAACGTTCTGCTGATTTAATGGCTGAAAAGAAATACACTTTTGAAGTTGATGTAAGAGCTAATAAAACAGAAGTGAAAGACGCGATTGAAAGCATCTTTGGAGTGAAAGTTGACAAAGTCAACATCATGAACTACAAAGGTAAATCAAAACGTGTCGGACGCTACACTGGTATGACTAGCCGTCGCAGAAAAGCGATCGTAAAACTTACTGCAGACAGCAAAGAAATCGAAATTTTTGAAGCTTAA
- the rplD gene encoding 50S ribosomal protein L4: MPKVALYNQNGSTAGDIELNTSVFGIEPNESVVFDAILMQRASLRQGSHKVKNRSEVRGGGRKPWRQKGTGRARQGSIRSPQWRGGGVVFGPTPRSYSYKLPKKVRRLAIKSVLSSKVIDNNIIVLEDLTLDTAKTKEMAAILKGLSVEKKALIVTADANEAVALSARNIPGVTVVEANGINVLDVVNHEKLLITKAAVEKVEEVLA; encoded by the coding sequence ATGCCAAAAGTAGCATTATACAACCAAAACGGTTCTACTGCTGGTGACATCGAATTAAATACTTCTGTATTTGGTATCGAGCCAAATGAGAGTGTTGTATTCGACGCTATTCTTATGCAAAGAGCTTCCTTACGTCAAGGATCTCACAAAGTAAAAAATCGTTCTGAAGTACGCGGCGGAGGTCGTAAACCATGGCGTCAAAAAGGTACTGGACGTGCCCGTCAAGGTTCTATCCGTTCACCGCAATGGCGCGGAGGTGGTGTCGTATTCGGCCCAACACCACGCAGCTATTCTTATAAATTACCTAAAAAAGTTCGCCGCTTGGCAATCAAATCAGTATTGTCTTCTAAAGTGATCGACAACAACATCATCGTACTTGAAGATCTTACTCTTGATACAGCTAAAACAAAAGAAATGGCAGCTATCCTTAAAGGATTATCTGTTGAGAAAAAAGCTTTAATTGTAACTGCGGATGCTAACGAAGCAGTCGCTTTATCTGCTCGCAACATTCCTGGAGTTACTGTAGTTGAAGCTAACGGAATCAACGTTTTAGACGTTGTCAACCACGAGAAGCTTCTGATTACAAAAGCAGCGGTTGAAAAAGTAGAGGAGGTGCTTGCATAA
- the rplP gene encoding 50S ribosomal protein L16: MLLPKRVKYRREHRGKMRGRAKGGTEVHFGEFGIQALEASWITNRQIEAARIAMTRYMKRGGKVWIKIFPSKPYTAKPLEVRMGSGKGAPEGWVAVVKPGKVLFEISGVSEEVAREALRLASHKLPIKTKFVKREEIGGESNES, from the coding sequence ATGTTATTACCAAAACGCGTTAAATATCGCAGAGAGCATCGCGGAAAAATGCGTGGTCGTGCGAAAGGCGGTACTGAAGTACATTTTGGTGAGTTCGGTATCCAAGCTCTTGAAGCTTCATGGATTACTAACCGTCAAATCGAAGCTGCACGTATTGCGATGACTCGTTACATGAAACGTGGCGGTAAAGTTTGGATTAAAATTTTCCCTTCTAAACCTTACACTGCTAAACCACTTGAGGTACGTATGGGATCCGGTAAAGGGGCTCCAGAAGGTTGGGTAGCTGTTGTAAAACCGGGCAAAGTTTTATTTGAGATTTCTGGTGTGTCTGAAGAGGTTGCCCGTGAAGCGCTTCGTCTTGCATCTCACAAATTGCCAATTAAAACGAAGTTCGTAAAACGTGAAGAAATTGGTGGTGAATCAAATGAAAGCTAA
- the rpsN gene encoding 30S ribosomal protein S14: MAKKSMIAKQQRTPKFKVQEYTRCERCGRPHSVIRKFKLCRICFRELAYKGQIPGVKKASW; the protein is encoded by the coding sequence GTGGCTAAAAAGTCTATGATTGCGAAACAACAACGTACACCAAAGTTTAAAGTACAAGAGTACACACGCTGTGAACGCTGCGGACGTCCGCATTCAGTCATTCGTAAATTTAAACTTTGCCGTATTTGTTTCCGTGAGCTTGCATATAAAGGACAAATTCCTGGCGTGAAAAAAGCCAGCTGGTAA
- the rplF gene encoding 50S ribosomal protein L6 produces MSRVGKKLLEIPSDVTVTLNDNNTVAVKGPKGELTRTFHPDMEIKVEDNVLTVARPSDHKEHRALHGTTRSLLGNMVEGVSKGFERGLELVGVGYRASKSGNKLVLNVGYSHPVEIVPEEGIEIEVPSQTKVVVKGTDKERVGAIAANIRAVRSPEPYKGKGIRYEGEVVRRKEGKSAK; encoded by the coding sequence ATGTCTCGTGTAGGTAAGAAGTTACTTGAGATTCCTTCTGATGTTACAGTTACGTTAAACGATAACAATACTGTAGCTGTGAAAGGACCAAAAGGAGAATTAACTCGTACGTTTCACCCTGATATGGAGATTAAAGTAGAGGACAATGTGCTTACAGTCGCTCGTCCTTCTGATCATAAAGAGCACCGTGCGCTGCATGGTACTACTCGCAGTCTGCTTGGCAACATGGTTGAAGGTGTATCTAAAGGATTTGAAAGAGGTTTGGAATTAGTCGGTGTCGGTTACCGTGCGTCTAAATCCGGAAATAAACTTGTTTTAAACGTTGGATACTCTCACCCTGTTGAGATCGTTCCTGAGGAAGGCATCGAAATTGAAGTTCCTTCTCAAACTAAAGTAGTTGTAAAAGGAACAGACAAAGAACGTGTAGGAGCTATTGCTGCTAACATTCGCGCTGTCCGTTCTCCAGAGCCTTACAAAGGTAAAGGTATCCGCTACGAAGGTGAAGTTGTTCGCCGCAAAGAAGGTAAATCTGCTAAGTAA
- the rpsH gene encoding 30S ribosomal protein S8 encodes MVMTDPIADMLTRIRNANMVRHEKLEIPASKLKREIAEILKREGFIRDVEFVEDSKQGIIRVFLKYGQNNERVITGLKRISKPGLRVYAKSNEVPRVLNGLGIAIISTSQGVLTDKEARAKQAGGEVLAYVW; translated from the coding sequence ATGGTTATGACAGATCCAATTGCAGATATGCTAACTCGTATTCGCAATGCAAACATGGTACGTCATGAGAAGCTTGAAATTCCTGCTTCTAAATTGAAAAGAGAAATTGCTGAAATTTTAAAGCGTGAAGGTTTCATTCGTGACGTTGAGTTCGTAGAAGACAGCAAACAAGGTATCATCCGCGTTTTCTTGAAATACGGACAAAACAACGAGCGCGTTATCACTGGTCTTAAAAGAATCAGCAAGCCTGGTTTGCGTGTATATGCTAAATCTAATGAAGTACCTCGCGTACTTAACGGTCTTGGAATTGCGATTATTTCTACATCACAAGGTGTTTTAACGGACAAAGAAGCCCGTGCAAAACAAGCTGGTGGAGAAGTTCTAGCATACGTTTGGTAA
- the rpsQ gene encoding 30S ribosomal protein S17 yields the protein MSERNQRKVYQGRVVSDKMDKTITVVVETYKKHTLYGKRVKYSKKFKAHDENNQAKIGDIVKIMETRPLSATKRFRLVEVVEEAVII from the coding sequence ATGAGCGAACGTAACCAGCGCAAAGTTTACCAAGGCCGTGTAGTTTCTGACAAAATGGATAAAACCATTACTGTTGTTGTTGAAACATACAAAAAACATACACTTTACGGTAAACGCGTAAAATACTCAAAAAAATTCAAAGCACATGATGAAAATAATCAAGCTAAAATCGGTGACATCGTAAAGATCATGGAAACTCGTCCATTGTCTGCAACTAAGCGTTTCCGTCTAGTTGAAGTTGTCGAAGAAGCTGTTATTATCTAA
- the rplC gene encoding 50S ribosomal protein L3, with amino-acid sequence MTKGILGRKIGMTQVFAENGDLIPVTVIEAAPNVVLQKKSAENDGYEAIQLGFDDKREKLSNKPEKGHVAKAETAPKRFVKELRGVEMDAYEVGQEVKVEIFSAGEIVDVTGVSKGKGFQGAIKRHGQSRGPMSHGSRYHRRPGSMGPVDPNRVFKGKLLPGRMGGDQITVQNLEIVKVDAERNLLLIKGNVPGPKKTLITVKSAVKSK; translated from the coding sequence ATGACCAAAGGAATCTTAGGAAGAAAAATTGGTATGACGCAAGTATTCGCAGAAAACGGTGATCTTATTCCGGTAACTGTTATTGAAGCTGCTCCAAACGTTGTTCTTCAAAAGAAATCAGCTGAAAACGATGGCTACGAGGCTATCCAGCTTGGTTTTGACGACAAGCGAGAAAAGCTTTCTAACAAACCTGAAAAAGGACACGTTGCAAAAGCGGAAACTGCTCCTAAGCGCTTCGTTAAAGAATTACGCGGAGTGGAAATGGATGCGTATGAAGTTGGTCAGGAAGTCAAGGTTGAAATTTTCTCTGCTGGAGAAATCGTAGATGTAACAGGAGTATCTAAAGGTAAAGGTTTCCAAGGTGCGATCAAGCGCCACGGACAATCTCGCGGACCTATGTCTCACGGTTCACGCTACCACCGTCGTCCTGGTTCAATGGGACCTGTAGATCCTAACCGTGTATTCAAAGGCAAACTATTACCTGGACGTATGGGCGGAGATCAAATCACTGTTCAAAACCTTGAAATTGTTAAAGTTGATGCGGAACGCAATCTTCTTTTGATCAAAGGTAACGTACCTGGTCCGAAGAAAACTTTAATCACTGTTAAAAGTGCTGTTAAATCTAAATAA
- the rpsJ gene encoding 30S ribosomal protein S10 codes for MAKQKIRIRLKAYDHRILDQSAEKIVETAKRSGASVSGPIPLPTEKSVYTILRAVHKYKDSREQFEMRTHKRLIDIVNPTPQTVDALMRLDLPSGVDIEIKL; via the coding sequence ATGGCAAAACAAAAAATTCGTATTCGTTTGAAAGCATATGATCATAGAATCCTTGATCAATCTGCTGAGAAGATTGTTGAAACGGCAAAACGTTCTGGTGCCAGCGTATCTGGTCCGATCCCGTTGCCAACTGAAAAATCAGTTTACACAATCCTTCGTGCGGTGCACAAATACAAAGATTCTCGTGAGCAATTTGAAATGCGTACACATAAACGTTTAATCGACATTGTGAACCCAACACCACAAACTGTTGATGCTCTCATGCGATTAGATTTACCATCTGGTGTCGATATCGAAATTAAACTTTAA
- the rpsS gene encoding 30S ribosomal protein S19 yields MARSLKKGPFVDGHLMTKIEKLNESDKKQVVKTWSRRSTIFPQFIGHTIAVYDGRKHVPVFISEDMVGHKLGEFAPTRTYKGHASDDKKTRR; encoded by the coding sequence ATGGCTCGCAGCTTGAAAAAAGGACCATTTGTCGATGGACACTTGATGACAAAAATCGAGAAATTAAACGAATCAGACAAGAAACAAGTGGTAAAAACTTGGTCTCGTCGTTCCACTATTTTCCCACAGTTTATTGGTCACACAATCGCTGTCTATGACGGACGTAAACACGTGCCTGTATTCATCTCTGAAGATATGGTAGGGCACAAGTTGGGTGAATTCGCTCCAACTCGTACGTACAAAGGTCATGCTAGTGATGACAAAAAAACAAGACGCTAA
- the rpsC gene encoding 30S ribosomal protein S3, with product MGQKVNPVGLRIGVIRDWESKWYAGKDYADFLHEDLKIREYISKRLSDASVSKVEIERAANRVNITIHTAKPGMVIGKGGSEVEALRKALNSLTGKRVHINILEIKRADLDAQLVADNIARQLENRVSFRRAQKQQIQRTMRAGAQGVKTMVSGRLGGADIARSEYYSEGTVPLHTLRADIDYATSEADTTYGKLGVKVWIYRGEVLPTKKKTEEGGK from the coding sequence GTGGGTCAAAAGGTAAATCCAGTCGGTCTTCGTATCGGAGTCATTCGTGATTGGGAATCTAAGTGGTACGCTGGTAAAGATTACGCTGACTTCCTGCACGAAGATTTAAAAATTCGTGAATACATTAGCAAACGCCTTTCTGACGCTTCTGTTTCTAAAGTAGAAATCGAGCGTGCAGCAAACCGCGTTAACATTACGATCCACACAGCTAAGCCTGGTATGGTTATCGGTAAAGGCGGTTCTGAAGTTGAAGCACTTCGCAAAGCCCTTAACAGCCTTACTGGCAAGCGTGTACACATTAACATTCTTGAAATCAAAAGAGCAGATCTTGATGCACAGCTAGTTGCTGACAACATCGCTCGTCAATTAGAAAACCGTGTTTCTTTCCGCCGTGCGCAGAAACAACAAATCCAACGCACAATGCGCGCTGGAGCACAAGGTGTGAAAACAATGGTTTCTGGTCGTCTTGGCGGTGCAGATATCGCTCGTTCTGAATACTACAGTGAAGGAACTGTTCCATTGCACACATTACGTGCGGACATTGACTATGCAACATCTGAAGCTGACACTACTTACGGTAAGCTTGGTGTAAAAGTCTGGATCTATCGTGGAGAGGTTCTTCCTACTAAGAAGAAAACTGAGGAAGGAGGAAAATAA